A genomic segment from Montipora foliosa isolate CH-2021 chromosome 9, ASM3666993v2, whole genome shotgun sequence encodes:
- the LOC137971049 gene encoding 5-hydroxytryptamine receptor 4-like yields the protein MTLHNNISSSPECNKTQELVFIVAFAVIGTVMLIGNAFVSLVFIATAKLRRNYMNIFLLSLSISDMLMAVLVIPFYTVHCFRDCPHFLTHLCWLLRKARDFALGATTLNICAITYDRYLAILRPLQYKAKMTKLRVSLILAAVWMFPVIVAATRNAWYHTAGEEEQRHLSVKLFDAAIIITPVIIFQVVILVVHIKIIRKILKHRKPMPRSGSETSSSPDHVQESGVDIFRLRKGTTSCMFVVLSFVACWLPKTVHNFSYVVETPNPVLSSPLFFRICFLFLFIQSSLNPFIYTFYRSRFRKAAYSLLVRWLRFV from the coding sequence ATGACCTTGCACAACAATATTTCCTCGTCTCCAGAATGCAACAAGACTCAAGAGCTTGTCTTTATAGTGGCATTCGCAGTTATTGGGACTGTAATGCTAATTGGAAACGCATTTGTTAGTTTGGTCTTCATAGCGACCGCGAAATTACGACGGAACTATATGAATATCTTTCTCCTCAGTCTTTCGATTTCCGACATGCTTATGGCTGTGCTTGTCATTCCATTTTACACCGTGCACTGTTTTCGCGACTGTCCTCATTTCCTCACTCATTTGTGCTGGCTTTTGAGAAAGGCGAGAGATTTTGCTCTTGGAGCTACGACCCTTAACATTTGCGCTATAACATACGATCGCTACCTTGCCATTCTTCGGCCGCTACAGTACAAAGCCAAGATGACAAAGCTCCGAGTGAGCCTTATCTTAGCGGCGGTTTGGATGTTTCCTGTGATAGTCGCAGCAACAAGAAATGCTTGGTACCACACAGCCGGAGAAGAGGAGCAACGACACTTGTCAGTCAAACTATTTGACGCAGCCATAATCATAACTCCGGTTATTATTTTCCAAGTCGTCATCTTAGTcgttcacattaaaattattcgCAAAATCCTGAAGCATAGGAAACCAATGCCACGATCCGGATCCGAAACCTCATCATCGCCGGATCATGTTCAAGAGTCAGGTGTAGATATTTTTCGGCTAAGGAAAGGAACGACATCTTGTATGTTTGTGGTTTTATCGTTCGTCGCCTGTTGGCTACCTAAGACTGTGCATAACTTTAGCTATGTAGTAGAAACACCGAACCCTGTTCTATCGAGTCCATTATTTTTTCGAATTTGCTTCCTTTTCTTGTTTATTCAATCTTCCTTAAATCCGTTTATTTACACTTTCTACAGATCTCGGTTTAGAAAGGCTGCTTATTCCCTTCTCGTTAGGTGGCTCCGTTTTGTTTAA
- the LOC137971269 gene encoding adenosine receptor A2a-like: MQNFSNTTNGWASLGAERAEGTAKCNEILDLIFSIINGIIALIILAGNSLTCVIFLSTKHLRQQYMNVFLVSLAISDILMAVMVVPGYAAFCTECNYLTMDSCWILAQTKDVVFSSTFFSLLAITYDRYLAVLRPLRYNSKMTRRKVICMLVAIWVTPAIVAAARNIWWLTQADEKAREINQVYNVILVFTLVFLPAFVMALVNALIVRAIQTQNRKILPPARNLEVDHKNNDIFLKETRSENARKRKGTTACATVVLVFVLSWIPRSVYNFGFVFGNGDLVTPLLVKLSMLFLLLQSCANPFIYSFYRADFRQAARQLLSRFYRSG; this comes from the coding sequence ATGCAGAATTTTTCCAACACCACAAACGGATGGGCCTCTTTAGGTGCAGAACGAGCTGAAGGAACAGCGAAATGCAATGAAATATTAGACTTGATATTCTCGATCATAAACGGGATCATCGCATTGATCATTTTAGCAGGAAACTCTCTGACGTGTGTGATCTTTCTTTCTACGAAGCATCTCCGGCAACAGTACATGAACGTTTTCCTGGTCAGTCTCGCGATCAGCGACATTCTAATGGCAGTTATGGTTGTACCAGGCTATGCCGCCTTTTGCACCGAATGCAATTACCTGACAATGGACTCTTGCTGGATTTTGGCTCAAACAAAAGACGTTGTTTTCAGTTCAacatttttcagtttgttagcTATAACTTATGATCGATACCTTGCCGTGTTGCGGCCATTGCGATACAACAGCAAAATGACCCGTCGAAAAGTCATTTGTATGCTTGTCGCGATTTGGGTTACTCCCGCCATTGTCGCAGCCGCGCGAAATATATGGTGGCTTACGCAAGCAGACGAGAAAGCGAGGGAGATAAATCAGGTATACAACGTTATTTTAGTGTTCACTCTTGTTTTTTTACCCGCCTTTGTTATGGCGTTGGTTAATGCACTAATCGTTCGAGCAATTCAGACGCAAAACAGAAAAATACTTCCTCCAGCGAGAAACCTTGAGGTCGACCACAAAAATAATGACATTTTTCTCAAGGAAACGCGTTCAGAGAACGCGCGAAAACGGAAAGGAACCACCGCTTGCGCGACCGTTGTGCTAGTGTTCGTGTTATCGTGGATTCCTCGGTCTGTTTACAACTTTGGATTCGTGTTTGGAAATGGTGATCTTGTTACCCCGCTATTGGTTAAGCTATCGATGCTTTTCTTGCTGTTACAATCCTGCGCGAATCCATTTATTTATTCGTTTTATCGAGCGGATTTTAGGCAAGCGGCAAGGCAGCTCCTCAGCAGATTTTACAGGTCTGGATAG